Part of the Caretta caretta isolate rCarCar2 chromosome 7, rCarCar1.hap1, whole genome shotgun sequence genome is shown below.
GTCACAATATCTATTCGGTTAATTTTTGTCAATACAGAGGTTAAGGCATCAGCTGGAAAATATAATAAGTAACATCAGAAAAAAAACTCAGTTATCTTTGAGCTATGTAATTGTTTACCTCAGTCTCAATTATACTGGATTAATTAAAAGATGCTGAGACATATGTTTCACCTTAGTGCTTTTGTTTGGTTCTGGAAAGTTATATTTATTAGCTTGTCTAAAATCATTCTGTGGCATATTTATATGAGGCATACAATGTCTAGTATGATTCTCTTTCACAAGGTAATTACATTGTTTTTGATGCCATCATTAGAAGCAACATGACTGAGACCAGAGGTTTTCTAAAGAATATATTTCCTCACTATAAGAACAAAATATCCTTCCACTAAGGATACCATGGTAGACTTTGGAACAACAGGTGACTGAACATAGGGCTAATGATCAATAAATGGGATGTGTGGTTTTGCTGTAGCCACGTCAGTACCATTGTATTAGAGAGACAGGATGGGTGAGGTAATCATATCCTTTatttagaccaacttctgttggtgagagagacaagcttttggaaGAACTCtgggtagcttgaaagcttgtctctttcaccaacagaagttggtccaataaaagatatattacctcacccaccccatCTCTCTAATAAATGTGATGGTATTTAGATGTAGAGAAATCTTGTTGGGCAGATGGTATTTCTGCAAATGACCCTAAGGGATGGATCCCTTTCACATTCATCCttacatttcagatttttatttctgttaaatTATTAGATATGCCCCCTAAAGATCTAGGGACAGAAAGGgtcctctccctctcccaggcAGAGAAGGATCTGAACAAAGTGAAATCAGTGCAGCTCAGCTGAAACAGGGATGGGTCTGGTGGGGAAGTCCATACAGTGCATCTGCATCTTTTGCAGGGGACTAGGGGTGATGATAGAGCATGGCTGGTGGAATCACAACTCTCCAGACTCACCGGCCAAACCCATACATCgtgcgggagggggagggctcaGCATGTATAATGGCTGCAATAATGGCAACAGGGTGGTTCAGCATCCACTCTGCAACCTCTTACAGGGGATTCTGTCCTGCTAACACATGCAGCCCATCCCAGGGTACAGGCTGAGTACTTATAAACAGTACACATTTGTCAGCGGTTTTAGTGACAAAACTAGTGAAAAAGGACAGTTGAAAACTTGAAGAAAACTTATCCTCAATTATCCTCATTCCTTTACATATGCCTGGAGAATAACAGGCATTCAGAAGACGGATCAGGCCAGTGACACATATTGGAGCTGATCGGGAGAGCTAGGACGGAGATTTAACTGAGCTAAACTAGGAATGTATGAGTTGGAAGATGGTAGAGGACACGACTGTCCTACTATGAAGGCCAAGAAGTGAAGGTTtaccctctctcttctcttccagtatgcaACGATTCAAATGAAGCAACTACATAAACAGATACGGTAATTACCAAGTGAATACATATTGTAATTTCTTTAACCCTGGTAAAAATAGCTAGAGCAGGAAATGTTATTTCATGAGTGCTACTTAGAAAAGCTTTATGACGTTTTCATATTCATGTCCAAATAATAAAGATGATGGGAACTACACTATTTAGAATATGGCAACATATGAAGTTGTGTATAATTTATAACCAACAATAACTGCTCTGAACTTACTTGTAgcatttttcccatctctggtAACCCATTTTTTTAATAACATGAAACTCTGAGCAATCAGAGAATTTGGGTTTTCTACACGGATTTGATTAATTTCATCCACAGAAAAATTCAGTTCTCTTGCCAGTTCTATAAAGCAAGAAAAAATATACCATTATCATCATGTGAGTCTTATCTTGTCAATTCTGTAAAAGTAACAGTTTTATTCGGTCACACAGATgaattaatgtaaaaaaaatctgaaacatAGTTTATAATTAATTTATGAGATAATTACAACCAGGGGTATTAACATTTCACAGAAAGACATCATGCCATATCTTGTAATCATATCCCTGGTAGGTATTATCATACCTGTATCAAGTACACACACTGCTGTAAGGTAAAAATTGTGAACAAAATCTCTGCAGAGGTTACCTCATTgctgttgatttttaaaatcttgtatcCTATATATGCTTGAtatccagattactacatatcaCTCTTCATCTACACTATAATCACTGATACAGGGTGACACAGTACAACAAGCTGAGTTTATGATACAAGTTGATTTGCATTGCTGTACGGTGTAGAACTGCAGGACTACTACAATTACTGTTATGGGCCTTATTCTCAGAGATGCTGAACACCTGTAAATGTTGCTGAAGCCATTGGGAGCTTGTGGTGctcagtgctttggaaaatcaggACACAGGACAACAGGAAATGCCATATTACACCAGATGAGTGTCCAGCCAGCAGGTTCTCAACCCTCTCAACCCATTTGTGCCAACTATTCCCAGAACAAGATTTAAGGAGAATaaatttttttcaccattttaaataaaagtgtttgtttatttactgATCAATGACAAGACAATTCTACCATTAGCACTTCCTGCGAGGTTTCTTCTTTTAACTGAAAATCTATTGAAATGTTTAATAATTTACAACAAACTGATACGGACTCCACTTTTGGGAGTTAGAGAGCACCGCCGACAATGTGCACAGAACCCTCAATCCTGAGTGACTTCTATGGGAACTGAATATGGTCAAGTCGATAAAGAACTTGTGGTACTCGACTATAAAAGATGATCTGCAAAAATAATTGCTAAGTTCAATTTCAGTCTGACAGCATAAAAACGTACCTGTCCAGCTAAGTCCCAGATGATCAGCTACAATTGCCATCCTTATGTCTGTTCGTTCACATGGACTCTGTGGACCTGTGATTTACAATTTCTTGATTAAAAAGATTTTGTAAAGAAACCTACAACACTGGACAATAGtttataatattttaattttaccaAGTTGCTGGTGTTCAGATTGTATACTAAAATGATTGTGTCTTAATAACCTACAAAATAATTTCTTTGTCACAGCTTTTATATTTTCACCTGTCTAAAGTCAAATGTCAAACTACATGATGTTGTAGTATGAGACCAAACATGCTGACGTTCTAGCTACTGGACTATACACAAATGTTTCTATTACTGGTGAAAAACACCAGGGTGGGATTAACATCTATTTTTTCTACTTTGACAGAATGAAATTTGCTGTCACAAAATAAATCTTTCAAAGTCCTGAATTACATCAATGTCTTCGGCATGCTTCACTAGCTGTCTACAATATAGAATTTGtttaaaggaagaaagaagagtatAAGACAGCACATACAGATGACAATGACAGAATGAGAACTACAGAAAGTCACTCCACAGGCAATCACAACAGTTCATGCACTAGGATCAACAAGTTGAAAGTTTTACAAACTAGGCTTGATCTCCACGAGGTGAGCCATGAGAGCTCCAGAAACCTGACTGCCTTCATTCTCACCAGTCCTCTTACTTCTCCTCCTCTCACTGTCGACCTTTTCAATCTTTGATTTTAAAGATGCTGCCTCTGTTCTCATATCTCTAGCAGACTTCGATGTAATGGAAGGCTGGTAAACTTGAGTAGCTTCTGATGATGTATTTCTTGATGAACTGTCTTCTTCATCATCAGACACCTCTGACTGCATCTTTTTCTCTTCATCAGATAGACGATCCACAAGCTTTAATGTCTCACCACTAATTCCCTTAAAATATTCAATAGAATGTTTACATACCTCCCTAAGCTGATTTTTCCTTACTTTCACTGTTGTCATTGTGACGGAGGTAGACCTTACCTTTACTGGTAATTTGGAAGGAAgctgtttgatttttcctttctctaaCTGCTCTTGCTTTTGCATTGTTGGTGTTTTTCTAGATATAGCTAGATTTTTTCTGGGTGTATTTTTTATTGGAATCTTAGATTTTACTTCTAGACATggagaagaattattttgttttattttgtcggGTTTactagcctgtctcactttactCGCTGTACTTTTTTGGACATTATTTTGTGGGATGACTTCTTTTACTGAACTGGCCTTTATGGGAAGTTTTGATTTTGCTCTACTCCCTACCAACTCCCTTGACCTTTGCTGCTGTCCTTGTACTTTTTGCTTATCTGTTATTCTGTGTCCTTGTGTTGCCCCTGTCCCTTTTCCTGAAGTGCTTTTCATTTGGTTAGCTTTCTGTATGGAACACTTGGATTCACAATGTTCTTTTAGCTCTACATTAcaggtattattatttgtatggctAGCAGATGAATCcaaattgttgttgttattaaaattatctttttgaaaatcaagtttttctttttgcctaCAGCTTCTCTCGCTAGTAGCTGAACTTGTAATCACTACTACATTTTCATTTTCTAATCCCTGACCGCTGGGCATCGCAGCTTCTATCTTATCTGTCACTTCTCCAGGGCCATCTTTCTTCAGAGTCATCGTGGAAGCAGAAATTCCCATTTTAATAGGTGTGCGCAATTTGGGATCAACTTTAGAAGTGTTAACAGTTGTCGATGATTTCTCCAGAGAATTACTACCAAGTGTGGCTTCCATACAATCTCCACTGGCCTGGATGATGGGCTTATGTTCAACTGCTGTTGTTTCTACTTGTCTCTCTAAGTTTGTTTCTACAATGCTGTCCCCTGACTGTGGCTGTGTGATGGCAGTTACTGTACTTTTATCCCCTtcccccttgtcccctgacttcccttCAGAAGTATGCTCACCAATCTGAAAAAATTGGAGTCTTTCTTCAACAAAATCCCTCTTGCTCATGTCAATTGCACCACTGCGAGTCATCTCAAACATCTTCCCTTCATGAAATGGGAAGGGGTTGGGCTCACTAGTTGGAGTACTTTCATCCGTTGGAGTTCTGGCTGGAGTTGTATCAGGTGTCGTTGCTTGCGATCTGTCTTCTACTGCCAGACCAAATGGCTTAGCCTCATCATCCCTTGATTTAGTTTCAAATACTTCATCATCTCCTCGATTACTGGACCATGGATCAAAATCTAGACTTTTGGTAGCTACTGTTTTAAAAGGTGTTGCAAATTCTTCATCTACTTTGTAACTGAAATACGAATCAGGAAACACAGTTCTGTCAGGGTGTCTGCCTTCCAAGGTGAAAAACTGTGCACCTGACTTCTGCTCAGTCTTATCTGCATTCTTTTCAGAACCTGGACCTTTTGCAAGTGCCTTGTCTTCTTCAGTGCctatctttccttcctcctcaatAACTTCCAGCTTACTTTGGCTAAAGCAACGATCAGTCTGTTTTAAAATGCCCTCTGTAGTCCATATATCCTTTTTGGTTTCTACTGCTGGACCTGCAAGTTTAGAATCACTCTCAGTTAAACCATCGTCTTCATCTTGTAAATCATAACCGTCGAGAGAGTCAATTTCAGTTGCATCTGTATCATGAGAGAATTCTGCAGTGGTTGCTATGGAACACTCGGTGATAGACTGGTCATTAGTCCCATTTTGTGCTATGTCATTCTGGGGTGACTCAAGACCAATGTCAAACTCATTAGGTTTTCCAGAACCGGGATCCCCTAACTCTTTCTGGTTCTGACTCTTGTCAGAAACTTTGGGTTTTGAGACTTCTTTCTGGTCATCTTCaacttcttttaatttaaaagtatACTTTTTTAATGGAACTGGTTGATAGAGTGATTCATCATCACTAGAGTCACTGACATCTGCTCCCGGTGGCACGGGGGAAGGTGGCTGTACTCTTATGACTGGTTCAGCCAGTTGACATTTGTCATATTCATCTTGCAGATTTACTTCTATCATCTCCATTTCACTCTCAGGGGAATAACGATGATTCTTTTCTGAATCAGATTGATCTGCATCTAATGGTGGAGGAGGTGGGAATTCAATGTAGGCAACTCTGTTACTTTTGGGTCTTTTGTTAGAATCTTTGTTTATATTATTAGGCAATATTTTGTCAATTTTTGGTGCTTCCACTGCTATGTGTTTTACAGAGGTTGACTTAGCCTCTGCTTCCTCTTCTGATTCCTCAGAAACCTCAGGTATGGGACTGGGCTTGCCTGGTATATAAGCTATTAGTGAGTCGGGTGTTTTAGAGGTAAACTCATAACTCACTTCCTCTGAGCTGGGTGTTTCTGGTGTTAAAGGGCTTTTCCCAGAGCTATCTATAAAGGATACTTGTTCTAGAGTGTCATCTTCTGGACTACCTTGTGGAGAAGGCGGTTGTTTTTGCTGTCTAGCTGTATAAAATGTCCCCCTAGTCTCTTGTACTGTCTTACTTTCCtgacttacaattttttttacatttccttGTTGCACCTCCTTTTCATACTGCTTTCCTACTTGAACAAAACTGACATAAACTGGCAAAGTCTTTACCTCTTTCACTCCCTCACTATTTACTAAAGGTGCAACTTTATCCAAGTAATCAAGGGGACTAGGGTCAAATACCTCACTTGAAGGAGATTCCTTTCCAGGACTAATGTCTAAAGAATCAGGTGATTTGCTAGGGGATATTTCAGTTTCCTCCACAGGAGGACTTAACACTATGGAACCTTGTTGCTTGGTAACTTTAGTGACTTTTGAATGCTTTATTTTTTCATCTTCTACATAATCAAATTCTCTCTGAACTTGCTCCTTAATCATAGTTGACCGGGACACTTTAGCTGACAGTTCATATACTGCTTTTTTTGACTGATCATAAACACTATCAAGAATGGTAGGAGATGAAATTCTTTTCTCCTCAGAAATTCTGACTGGAATGTGGGACACAGTCAATTCCtttctttttgaagttttatCTGTCATTTCATTGGTGTATTCCCCTTCTCTGACAACAAACTCTCTGTATAGAACCTTTTTTGATGGAGATTTTACAGTCATTTCCTTCATCTCCTTTGAATGGGATCCATGTGTTGGCAATTTGTGTTCACACTCTGTCACAGTGATAAATTCACTCTTTTTGTTAGTTTTAGTCTCAgcatagtcaacatggttttcttTCACCATATCTTGAACGAGTACATGGGaaagcttttctttttgtgctttATGGTTAGAAGCTCCAGGACTTTCCCATGTTCGATAGATTTTTTTGTCCCAATGTCCCTTAGCTGGTAAGTCTGAGCTATATGCCAAGTCTTTAGCTTGCTGTTCAGAAGTATATTCTAGCAGACTTTTACTTGATGTTTCAGTGCTCTGTTCCTGTACCTTTGAAGCACAAATGTCTTCTATAACTTTTCCTTTACCTTGGACATTATCTTCTTTCAATTTCATAGTAGTAAATTCTTTTTGCAATGATGTATTTCCTTCTGTCAGATCTATTTGCTTTGGGTGCTTTTCTCTTGCATAAAACTGATACACTGGTAGTTTGCTTTCTTGTAATTTCTTTACTGGAATTTTGGATTGActatcttcctttttttcttcttgagaTAGATCTTTAGTCCTTGGACTTATACTTTGTTCAAATTTAAGTTTAATGGAATTAAGCTTGGATTGTTTTAGCTGAAATCCAGTCTGTGAAGCTTCAGTTGGTTTACTCTGCGGAGCATTTCCTTTGTGTTCCATAGTTTGTTTACAGTCCCCTGTTTGTTGAGCAAGAATCCTTCTTTCAGGACTGCTGGGCAAACTTGCTGCTTTTCTTTCATCGGCTTTTGGAGAACACTTTCCATCATGCCCATACTGCTGTACTTTACTCCAGTCATCACTCAATGTCACTATTTCAGTGAGCAGTACTTTTtcagggctgctgctggcagagctaTGACTAGAATGCAtttctttgccattttttttATGTTGCTTTTTCTCTGGAGATTGTAGCTCATCATTCAACTTTTCTGTTTTGTCCCGAAAAAACTGTGATACTTCAGTCAGTTTTTCTTCTGCTTCCTTAACAGTCCTGTCCACCCTGTCTTCATACATCATCTTTTCTCTACCTCTGTCTAATCTGTCCTCAGTAAAGCGCATCCACATGGCATGTTTTGGACTACTAACATCTCCAGTGTAGTGTAACACTGTCACTTTATCATAATGATCATCTTTAGACATTTTACCTACACCATTTTCGGACACATCTTTATAGATTTTGGAAAGaatttcttttttgggggcagtGGCTACTTTTTCTCTGCATTGTTTATCAGACCCCTGTAACTCTGAACTAAGGGGTAGAGCATGGTCAGTAACTGACTCCTCAGTATCAGAATGAGACACATCTAGCTTTTCTGAAAGAAGCATTTTCTCAGCAAACCTGTAAGACTCCCCTCTTAATTCTGACAACTCATCATCATGGTATTCTATTGAGTGTTGACTCAAAAGCTTCAGTGTTTTGTAAGAGTCATCAGACAGGAGTTGAGCAGAACTAGGGCGACTGTCTTCTTCCTGAGACACAGGAGTGTTTACTCTAGAAGATTCCAGATAAGAAGGAAGTGACTCTTCAGCTGTTAGCTCTTCTTCTTCTTGCTGACCTTGTTCATCAGAACAAGGAAAAGTATCATGTTTTTCCAAACCTTTTAAGTTAATATCTCCCCGAGGTAAGTCTTTCTGATATACATACATTTCTTTTTCTGGATGCTTTTTTGTTTCTCTAATAATGACTTCAGTAGGTTCAGCTTGATTACCTTTTTCAATATGGACCTCTATTATACGCTCCAGTTTGGGTTTCATTTTGCTGTCCTTCTCTGCATGTTGTGGTGAAGTTTCAGCAGACTTGCTAACGTCTGATGTTACTGACGATTTATGTTCAAACAGACCTGCCAGTTCTTTGGAAGGGTCACGTCCTGATTGAAAGGCTTTCATTATGTCATGAACAGACATTGTTTCCTCAATTCTTTCCGAGGTACTTTCAGTGCATGGAGGTTTATGATAAACCATTCTAGTAGTAGTAGTGATGTGAGTTTCTTCTTTCACCCGGACACCTTTGCTAAGAACACACTTGTGGTCATCTTCTTCACTGCTGCTGGTTTGCATTTGAAATGCTTTAACCTTTTCTTTAATAGACCCAGTGGGTTTTTGTTCCAACTCCATTAAAGTAAGTGCAGGTTTCAATGAAGGTAGCTCCTCTGTTTGCTGCTCTGGAATCTCTTCTGATGATGGTTCATAGCTGCGGATAACATGAACTACTTCAGTTCTTGTTTCTGTAATAACAGGAGGGATGGGTACGTCATGGAAAAGTGGTTTTGGCCCTGTGCTTTCAGCACTTTGTGGGGCTGAAGGTGTTTTTTCACTTCTTGTTTCAAAGCCACTGTCAGACAAAGGACTTTTATCTTGGTCATGTTGAGAAAAATCATCTGGAGATTCTAAAATAGTATCTGTTCCAAAAAAGGAATCTGCGATTTTACATAATTCTTTTTCTGAAGTAGAAGGCCTCATGGAGGCTGGAGGCATTTTAAGTTTATGTTCCTGTAAAGCAATCACTGGTTTTAAAATGCGTTTTTGTCTCTCttcatcttttttcccctcttcaaaCTTGTACTTTATGTTTGCCAATGAACTACTACCAATATCATTTGTTAAATAATCAATAACTTTTGCCAAATTGTAATCCTTTTCAGATGCAGCTTTAGCTTTAATTTGCCCTTTTTCTGGAACAGGATGGCACGTTATAGCCTGCTGTCTTGCTTCATCAATCTCCTCTGTACTGAACTCTACCCATTCATCTTCAGATAAGTGTCCTTTATCGCTTTTTGACACTCTGGTCGACTCTTTATTTTCTAAACACACATCTTTTTTCAGTATCTCACTAACTTTTACCAAGTCTTCTTTTACTTTCTCAACAATTTTAAAAGGTTCTTCATCATCAATTCTACCCTCTTTTGTTAGTTCAGGTTGGAATGG
Proteins encoded:
- the ANK3 gene encoding ankyrin-3 isoform X7, which codes for MAHAASQLKKNRDLEINADEENEKKRKHRKRSRDRKRKSDTNASYLRAARAGNLEKALDYLKTGVDINICNQNGLNALHLASKEGHVEVVSELIKRGANVDAATKKGNTALHIASLAGQTAVVKVLVTNKANVNAQSQNGFTPLYMAAQENHLEVVKFLLDNGASQSLATEDGFTPLAVALQQGHDQVVSLLLENDTKGKVRLPALHIAARKDDTKAAALLLQNDHNADVESKSGFTPLHIAAHYGNINVATLLLNRSAAVDFTARNDITPLHVASKRGNANMVKLLLDRGAKIDAKTRDGLTPLHCGARSGHEQVVKMLLDRGAPILSKTKNGLSPLHMATQGDHLNCVQLLIQHSVPVDDVTNDYLTALHVAAHCGHFKVAKVLLDEKANPNAKALNGFTPLHIACKKNRIKVMELLLKHGASIQAVTESGLTPIHVAAFMGHVNIVSQLMHHGASPNTTNVRGETALHMAARAGQAEVVRYLVQNGAQVEAKAKDDQTPLHISARLGKADIVQQLLQQGASPNAATTSGYTPLHLAAREGHEDVASVLLDHGASLSIITKKGFTPLHVAAKYGKIEVANLLLQKNASPDAAGKSGLTPLHVAAHYDNQKVALLLLDQGASPHASAKNGYTPLHIAAKKNQMDIATTLLEYGADANAITRQGIAPVHLASQEGHVDMVSLLLTRNANVNLSNKSGLTPLHLAAQEDKVNVAEVLVNQGAVVDAATKMGYTPLHVGCHYGNIKIVNFLLQHFAKVNAKTKNGYTPLHQAAQQGHTHIINVLLQNGASPNELTVNGNTALAIAKRLGYISVVDTLKIVTEETMTTITVTEKHKMNVPETMNEVLDMSDDEGEDAMTGDTDKYLGPQDLKELGDDSLPAEGYMGFSLGARSASLRSFSSDRSYTLNRSSYARDSMMIEELLVPSKDPHLTFPREFDSDSLRHYSWAADTLDNVNLVSSPIHSGFLVSFMVDARGGSMRGSRHHGMRIIIPPRKCTAPTRITCRLVKRHKLASPPPMVEGEGLASRLVEMGPAGAQFLGPVIVEIPHFGSMRGKERELIVLRSENGETWKEHQYDSKHEDLNEILNGMDEELDSAEELEKKRICRIITKDFPQYFAVVSRIKQESNQIGPEGGVLSSTTVPHVQASFPEGALTKRIRVGLQAQPVPDEIVKKILGNKATFSPIVTVEPRRRKFHKPITMTIPVPPPSGEGVTNGYKGDTTPSLRLLCSITGGTSPAQWEDITGTTPLTFINDCVSFTTNVSARFWLADCHQVLETVGLATQLYRELICVPYMAKFVIFAKMNDPVESNLRCFCMTDDKVDKTLEQQENFEEVARSKDIEVLEGKPIYVDCYGNLAPLTKGGQQLVFNFYAFKENRLPFSIKIRDTSQEPCGRLSFLKEPKTTKGLPQTSVCNLNITLPAHKKETESDQDDETEKSDRRQSFVSLALRKRYSYLTEPGMKTVERTAGATRSLPATYSYKPFFSTRPYQSWTTAPITVPGQTKSGFTSLSSSSSNTPTASPLKSIWSVSSASPIKSTLGASTTSSVKSVNDVASPIRSFRTISSPIKTVVSQPPYNIQVSSGSFVRAPAVTEASNLKGMASTSTFPSRTSPVTTAGSLLERSSITMTPPASPKSNINMYSSSLPFKSIITSASPLLTSPLKSVVSPAKSAVDAVSPSKVMTTSSLSSPVKHIPGPTDVALVNGSVSPLKYPSSANVITGSKTAAMFQDKISAATDSAGCAANLATDTVEKVFPTTTTMPFSPLRAFVSSTPSAFQSIRTPSAGALYTSFGSISATTSSVTSSTITVPVYSLVNVLSEPALKKLPESSLTKSAAALLSPSKTLTTETRTQPHFNRTSSPMKSSLFLAPSALKLSTPSSLSSSQEILKDVAEMKEDLIRMTAILQTDVTEDKPFQPELTKEGRIDDEEPFKIVEKVKEDLVKVSEILKKDVCLENKESTRVSKSDKGHLSEDEWVEFSTEEIDEARQQAITCHPVPEKGQIKAKAASEKDYNLAKVIDYLTNDIGSSSLANIKYKFEEGKKDEERQKRILKPVIALQEHKLKMPPASMRPSTSEKELCKIADSFFGTDTILESPDDFSQHDQDKSPLSDSGFETRSEKTPSAPQSAESTGPKPLFHDVPIPPVITETRTEVVHVIRSYEPSSEEIPEQQTEELPSLKPALTLMELEQKPTGSIKEKVKAFQMQTSSSEEDDHKCVLSKGVRVKEETHITTTTRMVYHKPPCTESTSERIEETMSVHDIMKAFQSGRDPSKELAGLFEHKSSVTSDVSKSAETSPQHAEKDSKMKPKLERIIEVHIEKGNQAEPTEVIIRETKKHPEKEMYVYQKDLPRGDINLKGLEKHDTFPCSDEQGQQEEEELTAEESLPSYLESSRVNTPVSQEEDSRPSSAQLLSDDSYKTLKLLSQHSIEYHDDELSELRGESYRFAEKMLLSEKLDVSHSDTEESVTDHALPLSSELQGSDKQCREKVATAPKKEILSKIYKDVSENGVGKMSKDDHYDKVTVLHYTGDVSSPKHAMWMRFTEDRLDRGREKMMYEDRVDRTVKEAEEKLTEVSQFFRDKTEKLNDELQSPEKKQHKKNGKEMHSSHSSASSSPEKVLLTEIVTLSDDWSKVQQYGHDGKCSPKADERKAASLPSSPERRILAQQTGDCKQTMEHKGNAPQSKPTEASQTGFQLKQSKLNSIKLKFEQSISPRTKDLSQEEKKEDSQSKIPVKKLQESKLPVYQFYAREKHPKQIDLTEGNTSLQKEFTTMKLKEDNVQGKGKVIEDICASKVQEQSTETSSKSLLEYTSEQQAKDLAYSSDLPAKGHWDKKIYRTWESPGASNHKAQKEKLSHVLVQDMVKENHVDYAETKTNKKSEFITVTECEHKLPTHGSHSKEMKEMTVKSPSKKVLYREFVVREGEYTNEMTDKTSKRKELTVSHIPVRISEEKRISSPTILDSVYDQSKKAVYELSAKVSRSTMIKEQVQREFDYVEDEKIKHSKVTKVTKQQGSIVLSPPVEETEISPSKSPDSLDISPGKESPSSEVFDPSPLDYLDKVAPLVNSEGVKEVKTLPVYVSFVQVGKQYEKEVQQGNVKKIVSQESKTVQETRGTFYTARQQKQPPSPQGSPEDDTLEQVSFIDSSGKSPLTPETPSSEEVSYEFTSKTPDSLIAYIPGKPSPIPEVSEESEEEAEAKSTSVKHIAVEAPKIDKILPNNINKDSNKRPKSNRVAYIEFPPPPPLDADQSDSEKNHRYSPESEMEMIEVNLQDEYDKCQLAEPVIRVQPPSPVPPGADVSDSSDDESLYQPVPLKKYTFKLKEVEDDQKEVSKPKVSDKSQNQKELGDPGSGKPNEFDIGLESPQNDIAQNGTNDQSITECSIATTAEFSHDTDATEIDSLDGYDLQDEDDGLTESDSKLAGPAVETKKDIWTTEGILKQTDRCFSQSKLEVIEEEGKIGTEEDKALAKGPGSEKNADKTEQKSGAQFFTLEGRHPDRTVFPDSYFSYKVDEEFATPFKTVATKSLDFDPWSSNRGDDEVFETKSRDDEAKPFGLAVEDRSQATTPDTTPARTPTDESTPTSEPNPFPFHEGKMFEMTRSGAIDMSKRDFVEERLQFFQIGEHTSEGKSGDKGEGDKSTVTAITQPQSGDSIVETNLERQVETTAVEHKPIIQASGDCMEATLGSNSLEKSSTTVNTSKVDPKLRTPIKMGISASTMTLKKDGPGEVTDKIEAAMPSGQGLENENVVVITSSATSERSCRQKEKLDFQKDNFNNNNNLDSSASHTNNNTCNVELKEHCESKCSIQKANQMKSTSGKGTGATQGHRITDKQKVQGQQQRSRELVGSRAKSKLPIKASSVKEVIPQNNVQKSTASKVRQASKPDKIKQNNSSPCLEVKSKIPIKNTPRKNLAISRKTPTMQKQEQLEKGKIKQLPSKLPVKVRSTSVTMTTVKVRKNQLREVCKHSIEYFKGISGETLKLVDRLSDEEKKMQSEVSDDEEDSSSRNTSSEATQVYQPSITSKSARDMRTEAASLKSKIEKVDSERRRSKRTGPQSPCERTDIRMAIVADHLGLSWTELARELNFSVDEINQIRVENPNSLIAQSFMLLKKWVTRDGKNATTDALTSVLTKINRIDIVTLLEGPIFDYGNISGTRSFADENNVFHDPVDGWQSEASSVHIEPPTPGRRISGELLDRLDDSPDQCRDSITSYLKGETGKVEANGSRTETTTEVKTKSYVQESINKVGKQSDKETLKPKTRSSVHTEEQTLLTAYQKSLEETSKPTVEEPKTSVPVSMKKMSWKTPEDSKPRANIQEEAGAATSEQKQGEGYKVKTKREVRHVEKKSYS